The stretch of DNA TTCCATTTGTTAAATCGTATAAGGGAATAACATGTTTGCTCCAAAACATTGAAGGACCATAACTTTACCGTATAAAACGTATCTCTGTACGATTCGAAACATAAtactaaattaaaattataaatgtcATGTTGTTCCAATATTTCGTTAGACAACCAAATATTAGAAGCAGTAAATAAAATCGATCATTTATTGAATTTGTTGGTTCTCTTTAAAATCTTCAGAAGATAATAACAAAAGTTTTCAAGAACACGTCaactaaaatattttgtattaattcAACATTTGTAAACCTAAATATCCCTATAATTGAATGTTATGTTACAACAAGATTAGTTGTTATCCGAGTGATGTAATACGATTCTGTTGAATATTGTAGTTGTCACACCATATAAATCAGATTATGAACCAGGAAATATCAAGTTGCATTATAGTGCATGTGAcaataactaaaataaaaaaataggtttatcctCTTACATGCTGAATACTTAAAACTTTTATAAGGTGTAATGTATTGAAAACTAACTATCAAAATCCTGCCATCTGGTTGACCTAGTATTGAAGTAGatgtatttattgtttacaaCAACTTCTAGATGACTTTTCTGTCGTCCCAGTAGTGGTGGCCTCAGTCTTATTTCCACAGTATCTAATACACCGACTTCAACCGCAAGATTGGTTAGGGTAAAACTGTTATTCAACATACCTACAACATTACAACACATAttgttttagaaatatttttggatAACTATTTGGTATAACCATGGACAATTTAAAAGAAGCAAGTATCTAAGGATGTAGTTCTGGGAAAATACTTTTTGTcctttaaaatataatgattattctaTATACGTAATGTATTCATTTCACTTATAATACAGTCATCTCTCTATCTTGGTTACAAATTCAAATATCAATTGACCAAATTTACAATTCATAAGCTTAGTACTTACCATCTATATGTACAACATTGTCTGAAAATCTTCCTTGAACAATAACCTTTTCTAATTCTGGAGCTTGAATTGTCATCAAAATAAAGTCACCTTCTGCACAGATTCGATGAGAAGAACCATCGAATGTTCTTATATGTCCTTGACCGAAAATTAttcctgaataaaaaatattcatgcaTTTGTTAATatagcaaaaaataaataaaaattgttgaTATGGTTTCTATGATTTATAGTTTTATGTATTGAAACGGTACACAAATTTACTAATAAAGCCAGTCAAACGTAACCATTCATGATTATTTTGTTGTTAAAAGATAAGACTTATACAAAAATCTAATTCCAGAAACAAGATATTCAGCAAAACATAAAATGAGAACATATCAAAATCACAATTAATAGGTAGGTACCTGGAGTTGGTGGGATATACTTAGTGCAATCTACTGTTGGTCTTAGTTCTGTATACAAATTACAGTACTCGTTACTGGACCATAGACAACAATAATAGTACGGAGAAACATCGTGCAGCATATGTGACACTGAGGGAACAGTTTTCGGTCGTTGGTATGGGAACAACCCTGCAGGGTTAGAACGATCAGATGAACTGCCTTGATAAGAGTCTCCATTAAACATCAAATTACCATCTTCATCATAACAACACTGGTTACCTgcaccatcaattctaagaatataaaagttaaaaacaatcATTAAACATGTGATCACtacaaaaaaacttaatttagctacatttaaatacatataaaaaagtatGTTATTCATTATGCAAATTGATAGGTTTACACTTTCATACAATTATGACCAAATTATGTGTCGTATATGTCAGAAATTTGTAATTCAATGGTTGCCGTTGTTTGATATATGCCGTATTTCGTTAATTATCTGAGTATAAATCTGATCATTggcttttttatttgaaatatttcaaattctGTCATGCCATTATATACAGTTATAGTTTTTGATCTATATTGGATGTCGTTGTGTTCTGTGTTGGATAGCATATAATGACTTATAGTTATACATCTCGTTCTTTGGtataaaatatatggtttcttaTCAGCAATCAGACCACACCTCCTTATTTGTTATAAATTCAAAGGCGTATGATAGCATATGAATTAGATATACATAATCGTACCAAAAGGATAGTGTCTACTATcttattaaggtagcacaatacaaagattttatacctcCAATTCCTCAGTTTTAacatgctgtaactttctttataatgcttgaaattttgtaaaagtgGTATATATGGATAGCTAACAGAATACTCTTTCAAATAATGCCAAGTTAGTATTATACAACAactatgtaatcaattataatattaactgtgatttttacaaaattttaaaagaaatttccaCTTTCATTTGAAATTATCTTCTTTATGGATACCCCAAGAAAGCTCATTTTATTATGTATTGTTCCTagagccattatctacaaaagggggTGTCAGATTTCTGATAGAATATATAGATAAACTTTTTCACCTAATCAAACATTATCtacttttatgtggtaaggatgtttacacttattacagatttatgagagaatggaatacgatagcgttaaatttgagacacccttttgtagctaatgctgtgttgattaagatttcgttaaaatttcctgtatagaagagggacgaaaaataccagagagacagtcaaactcataaatcgaaaataaactgacaacgccatggctaaaaatgaaaaagacaaacagacaaacaatagtacacataatgGGGATAACTGTATAGTTatagagatgatagagctaaatccattcaagtgaactgaccaagattttgccattaattgcataataattgtttacataatgattgcataacaaaaatatttcattcatttaaaagCTTAATCTTTTCTTTATCATTATATACctttttatcaatttatatgcagttttaagaaagttacagcattttaaaggttggagattggaagtaagaaaatctttgtattgtgctaccttaagtgaCTAACCATAAGATTGCTTATATcatatcatatttttcaattaaccTGTGCTAAAAGTAATATAGCATTTATATAGCATATTCAATACCATTAGCACGCATTTACAATCTTTCATTTATGTGAACAGCTTTCAACACTTACGTTGGTTCTGTAGTTCTAACACAGTGGACAGCCCCTTTGTGATAAGTACAGCTACTGTCGCTATCAATATCACACCCGTCGTCAGCTTTCCACCGCCCTATATCACAAAAAGCTTGTGTGAGAGTGCAAGGACATGACAATAATCCTTTAACCCATGCAACATTTATCTTTTCATTGTTGTACCATTGTTTGCATTTCATGTTTGGCCAATCTTTTCCAAACTGACTAGCCATTGCTACATTGACGTAATATCCCAGCATTACGTCAGCTATCTGATACCTGTAAATATTACATGGTATTATTGGTTCCGGAGGGATTTCCTCATTATCGTAAACAAATTTGAAGGCAATTTAGagttaattttccttttaaattatattttaatacagcAATGAACTATTTATACCTATAAGTGGTCGCTTGTGTTTGTCTGTTATTTTctcttaaatgatattttaataaagcTATGAACTATTTATACCTATAAGTGTTCGTTTGTGTTTGGTCCATCAGTTCAACTTTCACAAAGCCGATTTCATAGTCCGTACAAAACGTACTAACACATAACTTTTTGTCAGTATCAAAAGTTAGTGTATTGTCTGTTGCTTGTTTTTCACCGATTTCTAATAATGTTACTTGCTGTAtctgcaattaaaaataaaagtacaatatGAACATGAACAGTTGTTGCCGTCAGTTGTTGCAtgtcttttttttaagaataaaaacaagaatgtgtcccaagtacacggatgacccatccgcactatcattttctatgttcaatggaccgtgaaattgggatgaaatatctaatttggcattcaaattagaaagatcatatcatagggaacaagtttactaagttgcaagttgattggacttcaacttcatcaaaaactacctcgaccaaaaacttttacctgaagcgggacagacgaacgaacgaacggacggacgaacgaacgaacagacgaacggacgcacagaccaaaaaccataatgcccataaatggggcatataaGGTCTTTTACATTTACGTAAGAATTTTTCCACCTTTTTTCCTATAACGAACCAGTTCTAAAACAGGACATTGTAAGCTAACGAATTCTGTATGTTACTGTCTATCATATTGTATTTTTCGATTTGTGAAGATACATACGTTAGGTCGtagattttcttgtttgaattgttaataattttttcaagGCCAGACTTTAAAAACAATATGGAATGGGTGTAAATGTTTGTTGAAATCAAAACATTGCTTACATATGCATAACTTgatttctaaattatatttgccTCATTGGCAACCGGAGCGCATCTCCAAATTGTGTACTGTACGATACTAGTTTAACTCACTGTTAAAGGCCGAACTAGTGAATGTGAGTCTCATTGTCAATTATACAAAATCCCCTCATGTGTGTTGATGTTTGCAGTTGAACAGAAATTCAAATCAAACGCATATAtagttataatttataaaatcgTGTACCTCGGTGTCAGTTTCTATATATCCAATCAATTCAACCTTGACCTTTGCGTTTATGTCATACGTTAACTTGGTACTATCCCACGTGACTGTTAACTTTTTCGTATCTGTTTCATTCCAGCCAGAATGTTTCCCAAGATATGGAAGACCCAGTCTTTTATTCGCAGTATCCTCAAGTGCTGTGCAATATatcaatttacttttattaaatacttttaaaaataacattaaagaACTGATGAGGGAGTACTTGTGTATTCTGAAATCTTGATAGGCAAATATTTCGATTGGAAGAATTTCACTCTACCAAACTAAAGCAAAGAATTTAAAAACTTATTAACAGGAATTATTATTGAATGGTGATAGTAATTTAATATCCTTTTACAATATGAAACATTGatgtttatgaaataaaaacaaaattagcagttgaaaaaaatgatgattaatcTTACCAACAAGTATTTTCGTCGAATACATGTACTGATTAAAACCTAAAGCAAGTTCTATCGTGGTCCATCCTTTAAACGTTAAAAAAGGAACCGAGCATCTAACTCTCTCTGCATCAACTTTGAATCCATATGTCACAAAATGGTCATTTTTTCCAAATCTGCATTTGATTACTTGGATTTCAGGCGGTATACATGGTCCAAAAATTTCAACCATCTGACCACCAAACATGCTAACTACTTCGGGATGGATGCTGATTGTTCCTAATAAAATATGTACCAGCTCACactatgatatatttttcattaGTCTATAagattttatctatttatttattttataatatatattaaatttgcAAGTGGTATAAATTAAACTTCGAGTAACGCATGGCAAATTCGAAAAATAACCAGAATGTGGAGTGTCCGATCCGTTGTAGATGTGTTTATGCACAACGTTCTGAACACTTTTTAATTTAATCAATATTACTTGTCAAAATGAGCATTTAGTTCAGTAAATAAGTATCGTTAAATTTATTAGGCTCAAGATTACTGGAACAATACGGTCATCAGAGGTGGTTTACATGTTTTAAACAGgatattattaattatattaaagaCGGAGATAATTGGTAAACAGCAATAACGTGTTTAGTTTATTACATTTATGGAACTTTGTGAAATAAGTCTTCAGTAATTCCCCCTTAACGATAAATTGAATACAACAAAATAAGTACCTTTGCCCTCGTCTGTACAGCCGCCTTGAACGATGTCTCTTTTGTCTACCTtataaaaaaatctctttaaCAAGTTTATTTTTGTGGGCGTAAACCCTCTCCCATCGCCTGCATTGAAACCAGCCTACAAATGAAACAAATGTATTTCAGTATGGAAAAAAACTTACATAAGctatataaacaatataatttaacaaatatatttgacaTGTTAAACTATAACACTCCTCTGAAGTATTATTATTGCAACGTTAACGAAAGCTGTAAAATCAGCATTAGGTGACAGATTCACTCATATACTTTGAACGTTAAAGAACCCTTACAACAACCATTGATTGTGTCTGTAGATTGCTGAGATTTCCATTCCTATCCTAATGAAAATAACACGTAATAAATTTCGTGCTTCCTAAAACCTTTTCTTAATTTATATTCGCTCAAACACAAGCATCTGAAATCCAAGGATGATTAAGACCTTAACACAATAAATCTATATAACCAGAAGTTTCTTGCATGCCATTTTTTCAGTAGCAGTTTCTAATTCCTCACTGTCCATCTCGATTGACCTGCGTTTCAGAATTTACCGATTTGATTTATTGTTAATGTGT from Mytilus galloprovincialis chromosome 2, xbMytGall1.hap1.1, whole genome shotgun sequence encodes:
- the LOC143065154 gene encoding sushi domain-containing protein 2-like isoform X1: MNFHLQCINLGTFSEQLVITTTMMLTIFIVNSIAIGSYANLFPLTGEEIRQKSFEVKLPSSLTFPFMDTLYDTLYILKDGMIGFHPNIAFSAKFYSSNLSRQDPAFIAPYHYNGYDTPGDARPSCSGPGKILYRSGTGQSASQIPVDEATVYNNLVQKSFVGMKQFTAKWTLMVTWENVYRDDSYWSDCQTYTFQLLLLTDGKTSFTMFNYPSVRVDESHLSSNFIQAGFNAGDGRGFTPTKINLLKRFFYKVDKRDIVQGGCTDEGKGTISIHPEVVSMFGGQMVEIFGPCIPPEIQVIKCRFGKNDHFVTYGFKVDAERVRCSVPFLTFKGWTTIELALGFNQYMYSTKILVALEDTANKRLGLPYLGKHSGWNETDTKKLTVTWDSTKLTYDINAKVKVELIGYIETDTEIQQVTLLEIGEKQATDNTLTFDTDKKLCVSTFCTDYEIGFVKVELMDQTQTNTYRYQIADVMLGYYVNVAMASQFGKDWPNMKCKQWYNNEKINVAWVKGLLSCPCTLTQAFCDIGRWKADDGCDIDSDSSCTYHKGAVHCVRTTEPTIDGAGNQCCYDEDGNLMFNGDSYQGSSSDRSNPAGLFPYQRPKTVPSVSHMLHDVSPYYYCCLWSSNEYCNLYTELRPTVDCTKYIPPTPGIIFGQGHIRTFDGSSHRICAEGDFILMTIQAPELEKVIVQGRFSDNVVHIDGMLNNSFTLTNLAVEVGVLDTVEIRLRPPLLGRQKSHLEVVVNNKYIYFNTRSTRWQDFDKFSVMNTNRLNPKEHSNFTIILKNGMGIQVAAKDHIMTALLMIPETLKGYVDGLLGNFNGNPDDDLGGASNGASPLVTYQRFQYKWAVNNSLHSVMQVNIEPAMNAASCSGEVKVPETMFCGGNEACNFDFATTRNQDAAKSTLYMSERMNQIRSFMKPVQSCGFLDIPDAKKSSRNTNVGSTVTIIGCYTNREPTEPTTFKCSFSGGNSSLWNPKPTPVCSETESVVNSDVIIGIVIGIVTVIILVILAIVFVRRFMTTKRMHDKYIAASKNEKAADAKL
- the LOC143065154 gene encoding sushi domain-containing protein 2-like isoform X2; this encodes MNFHLQCINLGTFSEQLVITTTMMLTIFIVNSIAIGSYANLFPLTGEEIRQKSFEVKLPSSLTFPFMDTLYDTLYILKDGMIGFHPNIAFSAKFYSSNLSRQDPAFIAPYHYNGYDTPGDARPSCSGPGKILYRSGTGQSASQIPVDEATVYNNLVQKSFVGMKQFTAKWTLMVTWENVYRDDSYWSDCQAGFNAGDGRGFTPTKINLLKRFFYKVDKRDIVQGGCTDEGKGTISIHPEVVSMFGGQMVEIFGPCIPPEIQVIKCRFGKNDHFVTYGFKVDAERVRCSVPFLTFKGWTTIELALGFNQYMYSTKILVALEDTANKRLGLPYLGKHSGWNETDTKKLTVTWDSTKLTYDINAKVKVELIGYIETDTEIQQVTLLEIGEKQATDNTLTFDTDKKLCVSTFCTDYEIGFVKVELMDQTQTNTYRYQIADVMLGYYVNVAMASQFGKDWPNMKCKQWYNNEKINVAWVKGLLSCPCTLTQAFCDIGRWKADDGCDIDSDSSCTYHKGAVHCVRTTEPTIDGAGNQCCYDEDGNLMFNGDSYQGSSSDRSNPAGLFPYQRPKTVPSVSHMLHDVSPYYYCCLWSSNEYCNLYTELRPTVDCTKYIPPTPGIIFGQGHIRTFDGSSHRICAEGDFILMTIQAPELEKVIVQGRFSDNVVHIDGMLNNSFTLTNLAVEVGVLDTVEIRLRPPLLGRQKSHLEVVVNNKYIYFNTRSTRWQDFDKFSVMNTNRLNPKEHSNFTIILKNGMGIQVAAKDHIMTALLMIPETLKGYVDGLLGNFNGNPDDDLGGASNGASPLVTYQRFQYKWAVNNSLHSVMQVNIEPAMNAASCSGEVKVPETMFCGGNEACNFDFATTRNQDAAKSTLYMSERMNQIRSFMKPVQSCGFLDIPDAKKSSRNTNVGSTVTIIGCYTNREPTEPTTFKCSFSGGNSSLWNPKPTPVCSETESVVNSDVIIGIVIGIVTVIILVILAIVFVRRFMTTKRMHDKYIAASKNEKAADAKL